From the genome of Bactrocera oleae isolate idBacOlea1 chromosome 2, idBacOlea1, whole genome shotgun sequence, one region includes:
- the LOC106614564 gene encoding putative peptidyl-tRNA hydrolase PTRHD1 has translation MSNIVQYIIVRSDLRSSLGWPLGAVIAQCCHATAAITHLYADDEDTISYLKDLDSMHKVVLEAKDEAALMKMSEKLKTNEIKHKLWIEQPENIPTCIAIKPYVKDNVHKFVKNLKLLKE, from the exons atgtcgAATATAGTGCAGTATATTATTGTGCGTAGTGATCTGCGTTCCAGCTTGGGGTGGCCATTGGGCGCAGTGATAGCGCAATGCTGCCATGCGACAG CTGCCATAACGCATTTGTATGCTGATGATGAGGACACCATTTCTTATTTAAAGGACTTAGATAGTATGCATAAAGTGGTGTTGGAG GCTAAAGATGAAGCAGCGTTAATGAAGATGTCTGAGAAACTAAAGACAAATGAAATTAAACATAAGCTATGGATAGAACAGCCAGAAAATATTCCAACGTGCATAGCAATAAAACCCTATGTTAAAGACAATGTGCATAAGTTtgttaaaaatctaaaattgcTCAAAGAATAA